In Alosa alosa isolate M-15738 ecotype Scorff River chromosome 23, AALO_Geno_1.1, whole genome shotgun sequence, a single window of DNA contains:
- the tuba8l2 gene encoding tubulin, alpha 8 like 2: MRECISVHVGQAGVQMGNTCWELYCLEHGIQPDGQMPSNKPVGGHDDSFTTFFSDTGAGKYVPRAIFVDLEPTVIDEVRTGTYRQLFHPEQLISGKEDAANNYARGHYTIGKEIIDSVLDRIRKLADQCTGLQGFLVFHSFGGGTGSGFTSLLMERLSVDFGKKSKLEFAIYPAPQVSTAVVEPYNSILTTHTTLEHSDCAFMVDNEAIYDICRRNLDIERPSYTNLNRLISQIVSSITASLRFDGALNVDLTEFQTNLVPYPRIHFPLATYAPVISAEKAYHEQLSVAEITNSCFEPANQMVKCDPRHGKYMACCLLYRGDVVPKDVNVAIAAIKTKRSIQFVDWCPTGFKVGINYQPPTVVPGGDLAKVQRAVCMLSNTTAIAEAWARLDHKFDLMYAKRAFVHWYVGEGMEEGEFSEAREDMAALEKDYEEVGVDSFEEDEEGEEY; the protein is encoded by the exons ATG CGTGAGTGTATCTCAGTTCATGTGGGCCAGGCAGGCGTTCAGATGGGCAACACCTGCTGGGAGCTCTACTGTCTGGAGCATGGCATCCAGCCTGATGGCCAGATGCCCAGCAACAAGCCTGTCGGCGGCCATGATGACTCCTTTACCACCTTCTTCAGTGATACGGGTGCTGGGAAATATGTGCCACGTGCCATCTTTGTCGACCTGGAGCCAACAGTGATTG ATGAAGTTCGTACAGGCACCTACCGTCAGTTGTTCCACCCTGAACAGCTCATCTCTGGGAAGGAGGACGCAGCGAATAACTACGCCCGTGGGCACTACACCATCGGCAAGGAGATTATCGACTCAGTACTAGACCGCATCCGTAAACtg GCTGATCAGTGCACAGGGCTCCAAGGTTTCTTGGTGTTCCACAGCTTTGGTGGGGGCACCGGCTCAGGCTTCACCTCCCTGCTGATGGAGCGCCTCTCTGTTGACTTTGGGAAGAAGTCCAAGCTTGAATTTGCCATTTACCCAGCACCCCAGGTTTCCACTGCTGTTGTAGAGCCTTACAACTCCATCCTGACCACCCACACAACCCTGGAGCACTCCGACTGTGCCTTCATGGTAGACAACGAGGCCATCTACGACATCTGCCGTCGCAACTTGGACATTGAGCGTCCCTCTTACACCAACCTGAACAGGCTGATCAGCCAGATTGTCTCCTCTATCACGGCCTCCCTGCGTTTCGACGGTGCTCTGAATGTTGACCTGACCGAGTTCCAGACCAACCTGGTGCCCTACCCCCGCATCCACTTCCCCCTGGCCACCTACGCCCCTGTCATCTCTGCCGAGAAGGCCTACCATGAACAGCTGTCTGTGGCTGAGATCACCAACTCTTGCTTTGAGCCCGCCAACCAGATGGTGAAGTGTGACCCGCGCCACGGCAAATACATGGCCTGCTGCCTGCTCTACCGTGGAGACGTCGTCCCCAAGGACGTAAACGTTGCCATTGCCGCCATCAAGACCAAGAGGAGCATCCAGTTTGTGGACTGGTGCCCCACTGGCTTCAAGGTGGGCATCAACTACCAACCTCCAACAGTGGTGCCCGGCGGAGACCTGGCCAAAGTGCAAAGGGCCGTGTGCATGCTCAGCAACACCACAGCTATTGCTGAGGCCTGGGCCCGTCTGGACCACAAGTTTGACCTGATGTACGCCAAGCGCGCCTTCGTGCATTGGTATGTGGGAGAGGGCATGGAGGAGGGCGAGTTCTCTGAGGCCAGAGAAGACATGGCCGCCCTGGAGAAGGATTACGAAGAAGTGGGCGTTGACTCCTtcgaggaggatgaggagggagaAGAATATTAG
- the stk16 gene encoding serine/threonine-protein kinase 16 isoform X1 — MLQRGSVNSSGCSIFWPSAGPLPLVSLPRNAPETMGQALCICSRGTITIDNKKYYFIQKLDEGGFSYVDLVEGAHDGRFYALKRILCHDREGRQEAQTEVEMHRLFDHPNVLRLTGHAFVERAGKTEAWLLLPYVSKGSLWSALEKLRDKSSSMPESRIIYILRGICDGLKAIHDRGYAHRDLKPTNVLLDENDRPVLMDLGSMNRARIEVRGSREAMTIQDWAAQRCTISYRAPELFNVESQCIIDERTDIWSLGCVLYSMMMLEGPYDMVFQKGDSVALAVQNLVTIPQPCSYSQGLQVLLSSMMVPNPQERPDISWVLDQVQNLQNSTPAPADANRV; from the exons ATGCTCCAGAGAGGTTCTGTCAATAGCAGTGGATGTTCTATCTTCTGGCCCAGTGCTGGTCCTCTCCCCCTGGTCAGCTTGCCACGAAATGCCCCTGAGACGATGGGACAGGCTCTGTGTATTTGCTCTCGAGGGACCATTACCATCGACAACAAGAAATACTACTTCATCCAGAAGCTAGATGAGGG CGGCTTCAGCTACGTGGACCTGGTGGAGGGCGCACACGACGGGCGCTTCTACGCGCTCAAGCGCATCCTGTGCCACGACCGCGAGGGCCGGCAAGAGGCGCAGACGGAGGTGGAGATGCACCGCCTCTTCGACCACCCCAACGTCCTGCGCCTCACCGGGCATGCCTTTGTGGAGCGCGCCGGCAAGACGGAGGCCTGGCTGCTGCTGCCCTACGTCAGC aagggaAGCCTGTGGTCAGCACTGGAGAAGTTGAGGGACAAGAGCAGTTCCATGCCAGAGAGTCGCATCATCTACATCCTGAGGGGGATCTGTGACGGCCTCAAGGCCATCCACGACCGAGGCTACGCACACAG AGACCTGAAGCCCACAAACGTTCTGCTGGACGAGAATGACCGGCCGGTTCTAATGGACCTGGGTTCCATGAACAGGGCCCGCATAGAGGTGCGGGGCTCCAGAGAGGCGATGACCATTCAG GACTGGGCAGCTCAGAGGTGCACCATCTCGTACAGGGCGCCTGAGCTGTTTAATGTGGAGAGCCAGTGTATCATCGACGAGCGCACGGACATCTGG TCCTTAGGCTGTGTGCTGTACAGCATGATGATGTTGGAGGGGCCGTATGACATGGTGTTCCAGAAAGGAGATAGTGTGGCCCTCGCTGTTCAGAACCTTGTCACCATTCCACAGCCTTGCAG CTACTCCCAGGGCCTGCAGGTCCTCCTGAGCTCCATGATGGTGCCTAACCCACAGGAGAGGCCTGACATCAGCTGGGTCTTGGACCAGGTCCAGAACCTCCAGAACTCCACCCCAGCGCCAGCCGACGCCAACCGGGTATGA
- the stk16 gene encoding serine/threonine-protein kinase 16 isoform X2 — MGQALCICSRGTITIDNKKYYFIQKLDEGGFSYVDLVEGAHDGRFYALKRILCHDREGRQEAQTEVEMHRLFDHPNVLRLTGHAFVERAGKTEAWLLLPYVSKGSLWSALEKLRDKSSSMPESRIIYILRGICDGLKAIHDRGYAHRDLKPTNVLLDENDRPVLMDLGSMNRARIEVRGSREAMTIQDWAAQRCTISYRAPELFNVESQCIIDERTDIWSLGCVLYSMMMLEGPYDMVFQKGDSVALAVQNLVTIPQPCSYSQGLQVLLSSMMVPNPQERPDISWVLDQVQNLQNSTPAPADANRV, encoded by the exons ATGGGACAGGCTCTGTGTATTTGCTCTCGAGGGACCATTACCATCGACAACAAGAAATACTACTTCATCCAGAAGCTAGATGAGGG CGGCTTCAGCTACGTGGACCTGGTGGAGGGCGCACACGACGGGCGCTTCTACGCGCTCAAGCGCATCCTGTGCCACGACCGCGAGGGCCGGCAAGAGGCGCAGACGGAGGTGGAGATGCACCGCCTCTTCGACCACCCCAACGTCCTGCGCCTCACCGGGCATGCCTTTGTGGAGCGCGCCGGCAAGACGGAGGCCTGGCTGCTGCTGCCCTACGTCAGC aagggaAGCCTGTGGTCAGCACTGGAGAAGTTGAGGGACAAGAGCAGTTCCATGCCAGAGAGTCGCATCATCTACATCCTGAGGGGGATCTGTGACGGCCTCAAGGCCATCCACGACCGAGGCTACGCACACAG AGACCTGAAGCCCACAAACGTTCTGCTGGACGAGAATGACCGGCCGGTTCTAATGGACCTGGGTTCCATGAACAGGGCCCGCATAGAGGTGCGGGGCTCCAGAGAGGCGATGACCATTCAG GACTGGGCAGCTCAGAGGTGCACCATCTCGTACAGGGCGCCTGAGCTGTTTAATGTGGAGAGCCAGTGTATCATCGACGAGCGCACGGACATCTGG TCCTTAGGCTGTGTGCTGTACAGCATGATGATGTTGGAGGGGCCGTATGACATGGTGTTCCAGAAAGGAGATAGTGTGGCCCTCGCTGTTCAGAACCTTGTCACCATTCCACAGCCTTGCAG CTACTCCCAGGGCCTGCAGGTCCTCCTGAGCTCCATGATGGTGCCTAACCCACAGGAGAGGCCTGACATCAGCTGGGTCTTGGACCAGGTCCAGAACCTCCAGAACTCCACCCCAGCGCCAGCCGACGCCAACCGGGTATGA